Part of the Trypanosoma brucei brucei TREU927 chromosome 2, complete sequence genome, ATGTTTGTTCTGTTTGCGTCGTATTATAAGGGGAATGTAAGATTCGTTGATTAAACATTTCATGGCGCATCATTACCGAGTTGTTTGTCATGAATTCATAATTAACCATGAGACAGGTTTTTACGAGTCATACTCCCTGCATAAATGCAATGCACTGAAGGAatgtaattttatttattttttattactaCCATTTTTATTGTCAGTATTAATATTCAGGTTTTCATCCATcactattttattatttatattttctttccaacaTCTGTTTCAAGCAACATGGTCGATTGGAAATAATGTAAACATCAATGGTTAGAGAAACTTTGATTTGCCTTGAGCGTGCAGATGCGCAAAGTTCAAAAGGTTTCAGAAAGGTGATGGGGAAGTTtaaccatatttttttattactgaattatttctctaaaatgctttttttcttttgtgttgcaCTTACATTCAAAACCAATTGGGCAGCACTTTGAAGACAGTCAGGTGGCGTATGGAAATATTTGCCATTTTGGGAAATTTTCTACCGCTTACTAAAGTTTGATatgttttaacactttttgatgaaaatgtgaatATTGTTGAAAAACTCGAAAATATAAAACTTCTACTAAAAATTGTATAATAGTGGACTACGGATGTAAAGTAGTATAGTGATAGGGTAttaaaaaatgagtgctatttttattttgtttattttattgataCTCGTTATGCGTATCATAGTaaggataatgataatgataggagtaTGTTGTGactgtgtatatacgaatataataagagtagtTGTATGGAACAACTGGAAACCAAAAATAGAAGCGCTTAAAACAATTCTAAGAATACTATATGAAAAATGATGCAATGGGAGTAAGCGAGTATGAGATAGAACGCAAAGGTGAATGAGAAATATTGATGGAGGAAAGtaagagggaggaagaaaaaaatgtagcTGTAATATGTGTAGCTTCACCTGCAAATATGAAGATTGGTATTATACACACAACGAAATGACTAAAGAGGAAACgaaggagagaaacagtCCAGTTTAGAGTCTAAATGGAGTTGGTACGTGATCATTACCGAtaggaaaagagagagagaagacgaaaagaaattaaagaaaGTACGGAGTGAAGTGAAAATATATGCGAGTGCACggcgaaaaacaaaatgataCTTGACGATAAAGAGGATAACCCACAAATTTGCGGTATTATACTGAAAATGGATACAGTCTTTTCAGAGATGATTGCAGTAGCAGCAGCTTTAAACGCTACGCTGATGGGGGTCTTATGATGGAAACCGTGTAATTGGAATAGCTAGCACACGCAACTGGTAAAATTTCTAGTATATCTGAACTAATCAGTGCAACCAGCTACTTCCATCAACATAACTATGCGTAGAGGTGAAATGTAAAGAATGCAATAAAGGAGTAGAATTCCTCTAGTGTGCTCTGCACCAGCTGTTGCTAAAACTGActtctaaaacaaaaaactgtAGATGCACGCTCAAAGATAAGCTGCACACACTAAGCAAACATGTAGCAGCAGATACatcataataatatcaaGTCGATGCCTGTATATAAAACTGTTTCTTAACTAAACAGCTTAGTAGTACATCTGACTTATCTTCCTTGAGTTTTCTACATTTTTTGCTAATAACAGCCTAAAATTATAAAGGTATATTAGGCAATAAAGTTTCGTATATTGAGAAATTTACTACTACCGTTGTTATTACATTGTGTATTTAAGTACAGTATCTCTtgaaagtgaaaataaataacataAACAATGTGTCAGTGAATTATACTAAGAAACCAAGGGTCTTTGTGGTTGtagttcaaactcatgcaacacaAGGGATGGTGtaggctcatattgagtgccaaactaagtaacattgaaattattacaattgcgatGGGAGTTTTGTATATCCATGTTACGAGACCGACATGGGTTATGGAATTTTAAAgaaacagaatgcaagtgatgaggatattttAATTCATTCAGAcggatctgatgttattgttactgatGGACAGAAGTATGAAaatgctgtggaatattttatacaaaatactgcagaaaatgaagagaatttTAGTGGAGAGGATATAGTCAAAGAAAAGCGGATTTCTCCAATTCTATTTATGTCGACAGCTGAGTATTATTAACCTCAGTTGGATTTGCTTATGAACTCACATCACAAGGAGAATATGGAGAGATGTTATTGGTTTTTAAAGGCTCTTTACtcagggaaggaaaaactcAACCTAACTCATTTGCTAAAATGGTGGATAACTAAAAAACCTTAGTTGAGCAGTTGTGGTATAATAGCTAGTGTGGAAATTCAGAAAGTTTTAGAAAGCGTTTAATGAAATGCTTAAAATGAGCAGCGGGTGGTGGTCGGACCAGAGTAATTACAATCCTTTACTTATTTGTAGTGCGATTCAGGAGGAAGCTGTTGGCCAGGAATTTGTTTTGAAGCgaggaatgattggattAGATTATGAAGAACATTTATTCTCCATCCCAGTCAGTGGCCCTATTACAGAAGCTGCGTTCCTTCATCTTGTGGGCAACGCCTTATGGAAGGAAAGggcaaaggaaataatgacAAACTTAACTTGGTTCTACAAGTTTGCGAGTAAGGAATTTATAAATCAAAACCTAACAAGCTTCAAACTTATGTAGTATCAGGAAAAAGGTTGCATTTTGGTTATGAAAGTATTTGTGGTGATGCATTTAAAGAAGGGGACTCATCTAAGGCTAAAAAATTATGAAGACAGTAAAAATAAGGACATTAAAATTCATTGGAATTTCCCAAAGTGACTaggaaagaagcagcacTGCCAAGCAAAAATCCAACAGCAGACTGGCGCACTCAAAACTTGTAGAAGACTTCTACACCCAATGTTCGTTGAAAATTACAAGGTAAAAACAAAGCGGGAATATGATTAACAGGAACAGCGATGAGTTAACCTACCTCAGCAGAGAGGCGCAGATAAAAGACGATACAGCCCTTTTGGCCGCAGCGCTCGTAAGCAGCACAACAGCTAACGCTGCGAGCGACACATTGCCTGACACCAACCTAAAAGGGCAGATAACAATTAAGTGCGACGAAGCAGCATATCTAGCTGACAGGACGCTGGCTTTTAGAAACGTTATAGACCAGCACATCGCTGTaatggcattttttttttggaattttcttcgtgcttTCGTGAGaatttccccccactggcgcggccatcagccatcaccgtagagccctgagatgctatcgttctggcgactgtggcagagtctccatttttttattcatcctaacacactctctataactttttgttgtagctccgcagttgaacggaacacagcagatggggcgagatgtccctcaccccggactctccaaaagatgtcaattagcaatccttttgttttgatttttgttattcgtttattattctcttcccctctttctgtttctgttgcttgttgacagcatacctcctctgtctctgagggtgtctggactattcctgcgtccggtgcttttcctgctagctccacattCGGCAatgaggggggaagttgcagaagggagagtgggttgtatgactgttaccttaggtgaggacttcacctgcggccggctccgttcaaccgcaatgagaaattgcgccagcATTtaagagaaacatacatgctgcacacacacaccctctaccgcaaacctgacacgtaactccttcaaaccgggacagctcatcaagtgcagcgacatTTCTTcacagtcgccgcgttggctggtaacagtgtgctctaccttcataccgttcatcttcttttgatgtagggtgaggccagttttgctagcacactgccttccgcatgtcgggcacaccaacatggatgtgtttgtatgcggggaatcagtggcacgcaattttgtgcttttgctgcatttaagctcgactccctcacctttgtggaaagccttacagtgtcggatgagggagtccctgcaactgagcactttttggcacacaccacactgcacctcgcccttccccgggacgtcaacgttttcctcacgggcacgcttacgagggaattgcaccaacaccacggtaccgtcctccttcactatgcttttatgtttgaatttcttgtgtagtgacagggaagaacgtgtaccgaagctcgcctcgcacaggtcacattgaaacggcagcttccgtgtatcctgagaggctggcgctgctggggctctaccatctccttgcaatgagtcttcgttctctcgcccccttttcacgcggcaactaccgctgcctatgccatgtattgttctaaggtggtgaaatactcggcctggcactgcgaatttggaggcacagaaggtacaatgaagcacctgcggtctcatcgggactcgtgtgctcgatggtaggggaacgatcgccaccactggagggggctccggggggatgtccactgcaggtgttgcatcgccgtatttgatcctccggagggcatcagctcgcacaaagccgtgtttgtttaccatatgcgttacagcactcgagcggcattggtatgtggcatcacactccgtacatttggtcggttcggaggttctctgaagagtgcgtgtcgcaacagttggggctgtttgtattgttggtcctatcgctgcatgtttcgggttacaccatcggcactgtggaggcacactagGGTTGATCTTCCGCACCCTCTTGAATTGCATACTGCGGAATACTGAAAGAGTTATATGGCCAACCCTTCTGCGAGGTGAGCACAGCAATCTCTAAATTACCGTGACGAGGCAGTGGGTCGCACAAGTCAAAAGGCGTGTGACTGAcattcacctcctcttctgTCCACAACTCGGGTTTGCCGTCACAATTACCCACTACCTTCATGCCAAGAGGTAAATCATTGTGACCCGACTCCACATAACCCCATGTCGCATTGTATATGGATTCATATACTCCTTTCAGTTCTGCACCACCAGCTGTTTGGTCAGCTCGTTCCCTTGCCTCTTTGGCAGTATCCAATGCCGCATCCAGCATTGCTCTCGCCCTgggaccaacaaattcccttATTTGCGCTTTTGCCATCTCCTCCCATTGCTGCATGTCTTAAATTCTATTACTAGGAAGGTAAATAACTGCCCTCAGTAATTGAAACTCGTCAGTATCCTGTATATCCTCAAGAATCTCGGCATCAACATTAATATATCTTCTGAGATTAttaacaaacacatccatggaCACATTAACTGTGTCATACGTGTTTGAGGAAAACTGATTCAAAAAGTCATGCAGTTTTATTTCATCCAAACCCGCATAATCTTCCAGCAGCACATTTTCAATAGAGTTGTTAATTGATCAAGTTGGCCCTTTTTCGCCTCCACGCAGTCaattcaaaaaatatattgccGCATGCAACCTATTACTATGGAAACGCCTTATTGAATTCCACACTTCTGAAAACTTGCCCCCTGATTCTTCACAAGCTTGCGATAAaagcataaacaaaaatagaatcaGAAACAGAGACAGAGACAGTTTACACTGTAGAAAAGGACACCACAGTGAGTCACTCATTCTAGGAAGATAATCACAAAAGCGAACACCCTCAAAAAGACAGCTCAGCGCCATAAAGCAGAACCTACTTACTACTAATAAGGAGTTGTGCCCCTTCCCTGCCAGTAAAGACACAACATTCCCCAACAAACACAGTGGAAGATCACAAGACTTATGACCCCTCCATGCTAACCTAAACAAGACAGCGCGAATCACAATTGCATGCAATGCGCTAAGAACCCAAAACGGTTCCGCACATTTGCCTCTGAGGATCCCTACTCAATCGCACCCCTACGCGGGAATCAATATTCTGCCTGTCACAAAATAACACAGCGGAcagcagaaggaaagggggaaaataaagaaacccATCACAACACATAAGGATTTTAATGGGAACTTAAAGGAAACCTTCTAGATGAGAATGCTAACACCCATACCACAACAGTGCTCACAATCCTCTTGTATATCAGTGTTTAATTAGTTTTTCACAAAATGATTTGATAATCGTATCGATtcaaggaataaaaaaaatgtaaatgaTAAGACACGACGCAACAAGCTGCCACATTGCCATTAATGGATGTATGTAATACCATTGTTACTATCCATTTCATTGTGACAACACATGCAAAATACAATCGATACCACGGATTTCGTACGCCTTCCGTCGTGCGGTGAATCGCAGAGTGGATGTAAACAGTTGCGAAAGGATTACACCAACGCAACTGCAAGTTCGTTATGCTGCCAGGAACCTGTCCAGGATATATGATGAGTGAACTCCATTACCCAGACAAAAAATGTGACGCCTCCTCTTGCCCTTTCATTCGTTCTTCACAGTGTTTACCTCGTTGTTGGCTTGCCTGAGGTTCGTCAATTACCTTCGGCCCACAGCAGCCACCGCAAGCATTTTGGTAACTATGTTATCCTCATACTGCACATGGTACTGCTGCACATTGTTCTTCCAGAATCCCTCCACAAACTGGTGACTGCGGTGCTTTGCCTTACCCTGTGTAATTTCACACTTCTGCTCAGACCTCATCGCTGTGGATTCGAAGTGCTGAACGTAAATGATTTCCCAGTGAAACATCTCAGTAATTTCCTTCAACTGCTCAACGGTAGCCTCATTCTGGTGACCACCCCCCTCCGCAGTTGGCAAGAGGGATTGTAACAAATGAATGAATTCGTCGGTTGCTGTGTCATGGCTGCTGGCAACAGtaaactgcaacaacacaatAGTTTTCTTCCCTATGGTTCCTGAAGCCTGTGCAGCCTGCTTTTCATCAACAATAAAGAATGCATCCGCTACGGGGTAGTTGGGAATGCATGGCACATATAATTCCACCGGAGCCCCCTTCGACTCAGCCCAGTTGATGTCACCTGACACTGTGTTTGGTCGACAAGCATTGAGGAGGTCATCCCTTACGTGTTGCAAAATGCTTTTGCGTGTCCTCGTGCGCCTGGCCCTTTCATTTGCTGGAAGTTTCGTTATTAGGCTTACGAAGCAAGTTAACACTCTGGGGGAACACAAATATTTAATTGCATTCTTCTCAAAATAATGCCCGGTGACAGATGCGTCCCGCGTCATACCAGACACCAGTGCCCACTCCTCAGCAATGCCGGAAAACACTACATTcaaaattcttttctttatagaTTCAGAGTGAGGTACGCATATGTATATCTCACTATTGTTTCTCCCACAGGCACGAACAATCTTCACGAGTTTGTGAGACGCGTCACTTTCTCTCCATTCGCCTTTGTTACCCACCACGCCAATATAGAGTTCACGCCGCTTATGGGACTTGATGGAATTTATTTCATTGTCTATGTCGTCCTCACGCGTGGCATGCTTTGCTTCATCGAACACATAACGAAGTGAAGGTCCAACATGCTCCACACGGTTCTCATACATGTTCCACTTTTCCCTCAACTCAACAGGCGTGGCTTGAGGAAAAAGCTTGGGTCCCACACGTGAGAAGAAAGCCCGCATTTCACTCATTTCCCAGCAGTTAACAACAATACGTGCACATCTTTCCCTCTGCTGGAACCAGCTGTCAAAATTTCTTTCATTAGGTGAACTGATCAAAATGCTTCCCCATTTTGGAGCCACATCTGCCGGTGGCTGCTCACCTTTGTTGACGAAGTCATAAATAATATAACCACGTGTATTAGATGATATATTCTTCATAAACGTTATAGCCGCTTCTTTACTGTACTCCCTAACTCTGccaacgccaccaccaccagatttctcaaatatatatgcggCTACACCGCAGAAATACGCAACAATAGGCAACTCTTCCGCATCATAATGCAGTAACTTGTAGAGGATAAAAGAACCCAAATTCTGAGATTTTCCAATCCCCGGGTTACCAATGGCAAGGTATGATcgtggaaaataaagacaTCTTGGCATAACACGTTGTGTACGCCATAATTCAATTCCATTCCTTACAACATTCCATACACGGAGCTCTTCTCTGCGAATGAATATGTCACTGTTACTTCCCCGGGCAAAGCCTGTATATGGCCAACCCATTTCAGACGTAAGAACCAACAGCTCCACTCCTTTAGTGCGTTCCGGCTTCTGTTCAAGAGCTTCCTCAATTTCAGGCACGACATCAACTTCCTCATCCTTCCACATCAAACCCTCATTGGGCATTCCATCAACCAACCTCATTCCCAATGTTTGAGTTCCATCGTCGATAATAATATGACTCAATTTCGCATCATAAATGGTATCGTATAATTTCTCTTCGAGAGACTTGCCCTCTCCGGTTTCTAATGGGTTCTCGTTTTCTCGGCCGGCTTGTCTCTTCATCGGGCGGTACGCACCATTCAACCATCCATTTAAAATATTCCGAGTATCTCCCACACTACCGCCGTTCtgattcatttcactctccgaataataatcttaactgagtgtgttgtgttatttcctttctttgtaacataaataatgaaaaaaattaagatgAGGAAATTTAAAATGGATACGCTTATAAACTAAAGCAAATATACAATCAATGAATATTAGGAATTAATATGGCAGATGGAAACTATTTACTAAAATTGAGATTCAATACAAATCTTATCATGTGTTAAGAACTCACAGCAACTTAAGCACAAATGAGGTATGACAGTATGAATAAACATTTCTGTTTGGAGGAAAGctcaaacaacaattccCATTCATAAAACACAATCAtttcagaaaaaataatatacttagatatatatatgtatgtattgaaaagcaaaaaaaataaatgtggcATTGCTATGAAAAACAGGAAATAATAGTTTTACTGATAAGCTATGCAAAACGTAGAATACTCGGTTAAAAGTACTCATGTGCATAATGAAGGCGCTTCACATTAAGAAATAATACAAACAACTATCAGAATTTGCGCATAATCTCACATGACCCGTCACTCGGAATGACATTTTGTCATAACTTCCTAATGTGGAAAAACTATTTCTAATGCCAACTCTCACGCTCCGAATCAGTACACAGTGTGCAAATAAGAGTACGAGATTTAAAAACATATACAATAATAGTCGtcgtaaaaagtaaaaccaataaaaataaaatcttATACATCAAAGAGGAACCTCTCTCACCTGACGCACAAATGCTgctcactttctttattctttatttaagtgatcctgtttttttttctttttcttgcaaCCATGGAACCATGAATctaagaaatatatatatgaaggCACGAATgatatttgttttgctttggtaTTGGAGCATCTTGCCATGCGTCTGCTTTTGTGCCTTGGTGAAACTCAAAGAAACCAAAGGCTCACGGAAgggaacaaatatatttgtgggaATAATAATTCAACATTAGGCCTCTTTTGAGCAGAGGGCTGAGTGGAATaatggtgaaaaagaagtattGAAAATTTATGCCACATGGACAGATGCTTTACAATGTTTTCTCTCTATCTGAAAATATGGAATATATGGAATATATAAGGAACAAGAAACATAGGGAATATATGAAGTataaggaaatatatgaTATATTCTGAAGTGCCGGATGTGCTTGTGCGTGTCTTTGTATGTGTTCTCTGCTTTATATATCACtaaatattttacacatttcattttactttGCGTATGCTAATCGCTTGTTTCTCCCTGAATAAATTAGTGTAAATATCCATtggagaaataataatttacttttttctcttcccttctcttcccttcccgcTAATGTTTCACCCGCCTATTTCCATTCCTTCTAAATActgtaaatttctttttgtcaaTGTAACTatttccaaaaagaaaagtgtaaGTAAGAAACTTTAGTATTACATATCATAATATTTCTAAACTCCTTCTGTGTTATGTTATGCTACTAATATTTTTATTcccattcattttattcagcAGAACATACAAAACCCCCTCAAAAGtccttccttgtttttttcttcaacataataatatatcttgtggaatatacaaatatataataaccaTAAATGTGTTATATATCATCACAACACCAGAAGCTATACAACATAATTATGTTCCTCAAGAAGCAGTggttgtgtttccttttattttatctcagagtcaaactaattaattaattaattactaATAACTTCCTCCAGATATATTGCTTCCATTTTCTTGGATCACTCAGCAGCGTAACACCGGAGTCTTGAAATAAAGAGTCACAGTTcaaataatataaaacagtaaaaaaaaattaacagaGACTCGCACCTTCACAATTGGTTGCATTTGGATACATCAAACATATTTATTCGCCtccttgtgttttctttggaGGGTGAGagtaaatgcaaaatgtaTCAAGTTGACGAGTAGCAGAAATACAACACTTGATATAATTTCACTTACATAtaagctttcttttccaactTTATTCCAAATCATAATATTTTGATAGCAATGTAATGCAGCATTCAGCTATAAACATTTTAACCATAAATACAGTAACTAATATGTGAATGGTAACCCATGGTGATACATTCCATATGGAACAATACCACATtgttaaatatatacatCGAATTAAAACTATAGCACTaaattgaaaatgaaaaattagaagagagaaagatatGAATTATCAAAAGAGGCATATTATTCACTAACATGCACTTGTTTCAATACAATCATAATTTGAAATTACTTTAAATGATAAGTGACCCAATATCCTGAAACGacacaataacaatgattTCATTATAGCATctgtaaaataatgatatgcaataaaataaataataaaaataaattaaaatacaGCAAGCAGTGCAGAATATATTCTATTGctatatataaacatttgCCAACAGATGAATACCTTTACGcattggaagaaaataattaaattcaAACTTCCAATGATTCTGCCCAGTGTTTGTCGGCTACATGTgggactcaaaaaaaaacaaaaatttattttaaataaacatgaaaaaaagaaaaacttcgcATGAAACCATAAGGGTACCCCTGTGAGTTATTCGCTACTGTCAAACATagttaacttcacaaccctcaagaaagaaagaattaaataataaaagtaaaagtaaaatttcaagttaaaaaaataaaaataaaaattaaggaaataTAACATAATTATGCTTAACTAACTGTAATGTGAGGaatgtaaaaataacaaaatgttaCTCACAATTTAATGTTATCaatgttttccttcacaaacaaaaactgtCACATCTCAATGTGTTCCTTCAAATTAATGTAAAGGAACCAGAtatgtttgtataatatTCTACAATGTCATTTGGCATTGTCTGATgctcactcaaaaaaaaaaacttattcgTTTTGTTGCGATGTAGCTGTTGACAGTgttgtgctcttttttttttattttattttttttaacataCCGCTCCGCACTTCCGTAATCCCTTCAATATTCTTGCAGTTCCCATCATAaaagatacaaaagaaatccatcaaaataaagtaaCTGAAGTCCAAGATGCTGTAGATCgcaatgtatttattttgaatAATGGAACCCTGTGATATCAAAGACAATCATCTGCAATGAATAAACTGAAACATTCACTGACTCATGCcactaaaataataattaaattgTTAAACACATGTTCCCATCGTGTGGTAAGTAATTCAAACAATTCTGTGACCACATGAAATACTCgacgaaaaaggaaacgtatACAATGCATAAGCCATTAGTAAAGTATAAATACAGTTTTTGGTATCGAATCCATCATATGTTACAAAGTTGCATTTCATTAACACACAAGAGCACAATTTAA contains:
- a CDS encoding retrotransposon hot spot (RHS) protein, putative (RHS5: pers. comm. Frederic Bringaud, CNRS/BordeauxII University. Belongs to the RHS family. (PMID:12455980)), encoding MNQNGGSVGDTRNILNGWLNGAYRPMKRQAGRENENPLETGEGKSLEEKLYDTIYDAKLSHIIIDDGTQTLGMRLVDGMPNEGLMWKDEEVDVVPEIEEALEQKPERTKGVELLVLTSEMGWPYTGFARGSNSDIFIRREELRVWNVVRNGIELWRTQRVMPRCLYFPRSYLAIGNPGIGKSQNLGSFILYKLLHYDAEELPIVAYFCGVAAYIFEKSGGGGVGRVREYSKEAAITFMKNISSNTRGYIIYDFVNKGEQPPADVAPKWGSILISSPNERNFDSWFQQRERCARIVVNCWEMSEMRAFFSRVGPKLFPQATPVELREKWNMYENRVEHVGPSLRYVFDEAKHATREDDIDNEINSIKSHKRRELYIGVVGNKGEWRESDASHKLVKIVRACGRNNSEIYICVPHSESIKKRILNVVFSGIAEEWALVSGMTRDASVTGHYFEKNAIKYLCSPRVLTCFVSLITKLPANERARRTRTRKSILQHVRDDLLNACRPNTVSGDINWAESKGAPVELYVPCIPNYPVADAFFIVDEKQAAQASGTIGKKTIVLLQFTVASSHDTATDEFIHLLQSLLPTAEGGGHQNEATVEQLKEITEMFHWEIIYVQHFESTAMRSEQKCEITQGKAKHRSHQFVEGFWKNNVQQYHVQYEDNIVTKMLAVAAVGRR